In Methanosphaera sp. ISO3-F5, a genomic segment contains:
- a CDS encoding ABC transporter ATP-binding protein, with protein MYLNANNISFSYKKNKPILKNMSLSIPDNKVIGLMGDSGKGKSTFCKIISGYITNYSGTVTFDKDLINNKGFYPVQLIFQHPEKTMNPKWKMHKVLEESWNPPQELKDTFGLKETWLNRWPSELSGGELQRFSILRALNPNTKFIIADEISTMLDAVTQVQIWDALLDYCKHNKIGILAVSHDKELLDVIADDIILFDDINKL; from the coding sequence ATGTATCTTAATGCCAATAACATTTCATTTTCTTATAAAAAGAACAAACCCATACTTAAAAACATGTCCTTGTCTATTCCAGATAATAAGGTTATAGGGTTAATGGGAGATAGTGGTAAAGGAAAAAGTACTTTTTGTAAAATAATTTCAGGTTATATAACAAATTATAGTGGAACAGTAACATTTGATAAAGATTTAATTAATAATAAAGGTTTTTATCCTGTTCAATTAATTTTTCAACATCCAGAAAAGACAATGAATCCTAAATGGAAAATGCATAAAGTATTAGAAGAGTCTTGGAACCCACCTCAAGAATTAAAAGATACTTTTGGTTTGAAGGAAACTTGGCTGAATCGTTGGCCTAGTGAGTTATCTGGTGGTGAATTACAAAGGTTTAGTATACTACGAGCATTAAATCCTAATACTAAGTTTATTATTGCTGATGAGATTAGTACTATGCTTGATGCTGTTACTCAGGTACAAATTTGGGATGCTTTGCTTGATTATTGTAAGCATAATAAAATTGGAATATTGGCTGTTAGTCATGATAAAGAGTTGTTGGATGTTATAGCTGATGATATTATCTTATTTGATGATATCAATAAATTATAA
- a CDS encoding helix-turn-helix domain-containing protein, protein MKVVMYKSFVVRIYPDEVQENFFTNQFGCCRFVFNTFLDAKKKVYTEKGEYLSFYDCSAMLTELKKSKTWLKRVDSTGLIESLKNLEKCI, encoded by the coding sequence TTGAAAGTTGTTATGTATAAGAGTTTTGTTGTTCGTATTTATCCTGATGAGGTTCAGGAGAATTTTTTCACCAATCAGTTTGGTTGTTGTCGGTTTGTTTTTAATACTTTTCTGGATGCCAAAAAGAAAGTATATACTGAAAAGGGGGAGTATTTGTCTTTTTATGATTGTTCAGCTATGTTAACTGAGCTAAAAAAGTCTAAAACTTGGTTAAAACGAGTTGATTCCACAGGTTTAATTGAATCATTGAAAAATTTAGAAAAATGCATTTAA
- a CDS encoding ABC transporter permease, whose product MMTEMPWYNKGLFSSLNLRQKTLLTIGLTVFALLIIFVSGFMIDANLPTNFAIKMQPPSFEHIFGTDWMGRDMFIRTIKGLSLSIMIGLGASIISSIIAVILAFISSINRYCDEFIAWLIDLFASIPHILLIMMISIALGKGAFGVTMAVAFTHWVSLTRVLRAEIMQINTSEYVALSGKFGKNKLWIAKEHILPLVLSQIFVGILLVFPHAIMHEASVTFLGFGLSPHEPAIGIILSESMTYLAMGAWWLAFFPGVALLIVVLLFDIVGDNLKRLFDPSEANK is encoded by the coding sequence ATGATGACTGAAATGCCCTGGTATAATAAGGGATTATTTAGTTCATTAAATTTAAGACAGAAAACACTATTAACAATTGGATTAACAGTATTTGCATTGTTAATAATATTTGTCAGTGGTTTTATGATAGATGCTAATTTACCTACAAACTTTGCTATAAAAATGCAACCTCCCTCATTTGAACATATATTTGGAACTGATTGGATGGGTCGTGACATGTTTATCCGAACTATCAAAGGTTTAAGTTTAAGTATCATGATTGGATTGGGTGCATCCATAATCAGTAGTATAATTGCAGTTATATTAGCATTCATATCAAGCATCAACAGGTACTGTGATGAATTTATAGCTTGGTTAATTGACTTATTTGCATCAATACCTCATATTCTACTTATTATGATGATTTCTATAGCATTAGGTAAAGGGGCTTTTGGTGTAACAATGGCAGTAGCATTCACTCATTGGGTAAGTCTTACAAGAGTATTACGTGCAGAAATAATGCAAATTAACACATCTGAATATGTTGCATTATCAGGTAAATTTGGTAAAAACAAGTTATGGATTGCAAAAGAACATATTTTACCTTTAGTGCTCTCACAGATTTTTGTAGGAATTTTACTGGTGTTCCCACATGCAATTATGCATGAAGCAAGCGTAACATTTTTAGGATTTGGTTTATCACCTCATGAACCAGCTATTGGTATAATATTATCTGAATCAATGACATACCTTGCAATGGGTGCATGGTGGTTAGCATTCTTCCCTGGTGTAGCATTATTAATTGTAGTATTATTGTTTGATATTGTAGGAGATAATCTTAAACGATTATTTGATCCATCAGAAGCAAATAAATAG
- a CDS encoding GNAT family N-acetyltransferase — translation MEICIYELNENLLAKYDIEKFLLDMVKLCYNMDYTPEYHQDIKNLDEYYLKPANNTFILAVDSEKEELVGTCAIRAYDRDFKIKDRNYNDKETASIYRLFVEPTYRHNKIATKMLKKIEEFCENNYKEIYLHTQKDSYGGLPFWLSQEYIIVEESNDEFGTIHLEKIL, via the coding sequence ATGGAAATATGTATTTATGAATTAAATGAAAATTTATTGGCAAAATATGATATAGAAAAGTTCTTATTAGATATGGTAAAACTATGCTATAATATGGATTATACACCCGAATATCATCAGGACATAAAAAATTTAGATGAATACTATTTAAAACCAGCCAATAATACTTTTATATTAGCAGTTGATTCAGAAAAAGAAGAACTAGTAGGAACTTGTGCAATAAGAGCATATGACAGAGATTTTAAGATTAAGGACAGAAACTATAATGATAAAGAAACCGCAAGCATATACAGATTATTTGTTGAACCAACATACAGACACAATAAAATAGCAACTAAGATGCTGAAAAAAATAGAGGAATTCTGCGAAAATAACTACAAAGAAATATACCTCCATACACAAAAAGACAGTTATGGTGGACTACCATTCTGGTTAAGTCAAGAATATATTATTGTAGAAGAAAGCAATGATGAATTTGGAACAATACACTTAGAAAAAATATTATAA
- a CDS encoding ABC transporter substrate-binding protein has product MDNKIKYAIIAVVVIIIAIIAASSMLGNNKDNDPTHIVLTVPGHTGEPETGFNPLTGWGNGHLNFNPLVQSTLFGSDENGSFVNDLATNYSISDDRLTWTVKVRDDVKFTNGEKLTAKDVAFTFNEAKVSDGELDLTNLEEAKAVDDTTVEFKLKKPQSTFIYDLRYVGIVPEKDYNNETYGSNPVGSGPYKLKQWDKGQQAIFEYNEEYYGKEPYFKQITMVFPEEDNVLQLVKSGQIDVAEVPISSYGEKIDGYKLVEFESPRAQGLSLPYLPDTGLKTADAGSPIGNNVTSDPAIRKALNIGINRQAIVDSVYKGLGKVEYTGVDSLPFANEQAKITDNKPDEAKQILEQAGWKDTDGDGIREKDGVRASFEVYYPPNKQDRQSLATIISEQAKDLGIEIKLQSADWDTIYTKMYSQAVVMQQSSDNPYSAVYQQYHSKSPEELVDSDYRNPNAYNSSEVDAILEQGMNAGTLEDAYQYWKEAAYTGSGAGFGPNGDSPWLWAADNHFGYFVKNDIDMKTISKLGQDYYCNILDWTRTNSTS; this is encoded by the coding sequence ATGGATAACAAAATAAAATATGCTATTATAGCAGTTGTTGTTATTATCATAGCTATCATTGCAGCTTCTTCAATGTTAGGTAACAATAAAGACAATGACCCAACACATATTGTCTTAACAGTACCTGGACACACTGGAGAACCTGAAACTGGATTCAACCCACTAACAGGATGGGGAAATGGACACTTAAACTTCAACCCATTAGTACAAAGTACACTCTTCGGTTCAGATGAAAATGGTAGTTTTGTAAATGATTTAGCAACAAATTATAGTATAAGTGATGACAGACTAACATGGACAGTAAAAGTACGTGATGATGTTAAATTCACAAACGGTGAAAAACTAACAGCCAAAGATGTAGCTTTCACATTCAATGAAGCAAAAGTAAGTGATGGAGAACTTGACCTTACAAACCTTGAAGAAGCTAAAGCTGTTGATGACACAACCGTAGAATTCAAACTCAAAAAACCTCAATCAACGTTTATTTATGATTTAAGATATGTTGGTATTGTCCCAGAAAAAGACTACAACAATGAAACATATGGTTCAAACCCTGTAGGATCAGGACCATACAAACTCAAACAATGGGACAAAGGACAACAAGCAATCTTCGAATACAACGAGGAATACTATGGAAAAGAACCATACTTTAAACAAATAACAATGGTGTTCCCCGAAGAAGATAATGTACTACAATTAGTAAAATCAGGACAAATAGATGTAGCAGAAGTACCTATATCATCATATGGTGAAAAAATAGATGGATACAAATTAGTGGAATTTGAAAGTCCAAGAGCACAAGGATTATCCTTACCATACTTACCAGATACAGGATTAAAAACAGCTGATGCTGGAAGTCCAATAGGTAACAATGTAACCTCTGATCCTGCTATCAGAAAAGCATTAAACATAGGAATTAACAGACAAGCAATAGTTGACTCAGTATACAAAGGATTAGGTAAAGTAGAATATACTGGAGTTGATTCATTACCATTTGCAAATGAACAAGCAAAAATAACAGACAACAAACCGGACGAAGCTAAACAAATACTAGAACAAGCAGGTTGGAAAGACACTGATGGTGATGGAATAAGAGAAAAAGATGGAGTAAGAGCTTCATTTGAAGTATATTATCCACCAAACAAACAAGACAGACAATCACTTGCAACAATCATATCAGAACAAGCTAAAGACTTGGGAATAGAAATAAAATTACAATCAGCAGACTGGGATACAATATATACAAAAATGTATTCACAAGCAGTAGTAATGCAACAATCATCAGACAATCCATATTCAGCGGTATATCAACAATACCACAGTAAATCTCCAGAAGAATTAGTAGATTCTGATTACAGAAACCCTAATGCTTATAACAGTTCAGAAGTAGATGCAATACTTGAACAGGGTATGAATGCTGGAACTCTTGAAGATGCATATCAATACTGGAAAGAAGCAGCATACACTGGAAGTGGAGCTGGATTTGGTCCAAATGGTGATTCACCATGGTTATGGGCTGCAGATAACCACTTCGGATATTTTGTTAAAAATGATATTGATATGAAAACAATATCCAAATTAGGTCAAGATTATTATTGTAACATACTTGATTGGACTCGTACTAATTCTACAAGTTAG
- a CDS encoding ABC transporter ATP-binding protein, with product MKKLLEVNNLSISFTQYVQGLNRHDSKVISDLTIDVGEQEIVAILGSSGSGKSLLAHSILGILPYNANVTGDIKYKGELLSQEKKEKIRGKAICLIPQSVNFLDPLMKVSQQAIGECENEEEYEKKKVRQREVFEKYGLDESVDDLYPFELSGGMARKVLLSTALLDNPDLLIADEPTPGLDEKSINETIKDIKALKDDGKGVLLITHDIKVALEIADRIAIFYSGYVIEINSSENFRDSSKLLHPYSKSLIEALPKNGFKLTEGVQPLEEIPGCVYSENCPIKSEKCLKNKPELIEYGGAMIRCHNFNKEEEDVS from the coding sequence ATGAAAAAGTTATTAGAAGTAAATAATTTATCAATATCTTTTACACAGTATGTTCAGGGATTAAATAGGCATGATTCCAAAGTAATATCTGATTTAACTATTGATGTTGGAGAACAAGAAATTGTTGCGATACTTGGATCTAGTGGTTCAGGTAAAAGTCTTTTAGCTCATTCAATTTTAGGAATATTGCCTTATAATGCTAATGTTACAGGAGATATAAAATATAAGGGTGAGTTATTATCACAAGAAAAGAAAGAAAAAATTCGTGGAAAGGCTATTTGTCTAATTCCACAATCAGTTAATTTCTTAGATCCCCTTATGAAAGTGTCACAACAAGCAATCGGTGAATGTGAAAACGAAGAAGAATATGAGAAAAAGAAAGTTAGACAAAGAGAAGTTTTCGAAAAATATGGATTGGATGAAAGTGTTGATGATTTATATCCATTTGAATTATCCGGTGGTATGGCAAGAAAAGTATTGTTATCTACAGCATTATTAGATAATCCTGATTTATTAATAGCTGATGAACCAACCCCTGGTTTGGATGAAAAAAGTATAAATGAAACCATTAAAGATATAAAGGCTTTAAAAGATGATGGTAAAGGAGTATTACTTATTACTCATGATATTAAGGTTGCATTAGAAATAGCAGACAGAATTGCAATTTTTTATTCTGGATATGTGATAGAAATTAATTCATCAGAGAATTTCAGGGATTCTAGTAAATTACTGCATCCTTATTCTAAATCATTAATTGAGGCACTTCCTAAAAATGGGTTTAAATTAACGGAGGGTGTACAACCACTTGAAGAAATACCTGGATGTGTGTATAGCGAAAATTGTCCAATAAAATCTGAAAAATGTCTGAAAAATAAACCAGAACTTATAGAATATGGTGGTGCTATGATTCGTTGTCATAACTTTAATAAGGAGGAAGAAGATGTATCTTAA
- a CDS encoding ABC transporter ATP-binding protein: MDTLKAENVNFGYGSHQILKNLNFEMNNNQVIGLFGDSGSGKSTLCKVLTGFINDYEGNITVNGQKHKGGYNPIQLIYQHPEKVMNPRWKMKDVLEESWMPDDSLLDEFGIKREWFGRYPSELSGGELQRFSILRSLNPKTKFIIADEISTMLDAVTQVQIWESLLTVARKNEVGVLVVSHDKNLLNRICDDIVYLADITD; the protein is encoded by the coding sequence ATGGATACTCTTAAAGCAGAAAATGTTAATTTTGGTTATGGTTCTCATCAAATTCTCAAGAATTTGAATTTTGAAATGAATAATAATCAGGTCATAGGTTTATTTGGTGATAGTGGTAGTGGTAAAAGTACTTTATGTAAGGTTTTAACAGGATTTATTAATGATTATGAGGGTAATATTACTGTTAATGGCCAAAAACATAAAGGCGGTTATAATCCTATTCAGCTTATTTATCAGCATCCTGAAAAAGTTATGAATCCACGTTGGAAGATGAAGGATGTTCTTGAGGAATCTTGGATGCCCGATGACAGTTTGCTTGATGAATTCGGTATAAAAAGGGAATGGTTTGGCCGTTACCCATCTGAGTTATCTGGTGGAGAATTACAGAGGTTTAGTATCTTAAGGTCATTAAATCCTAAGACCAAGTTTATCATTGCTGATGAGATTAGTACTATGCTTGATGCGGTTACTCAGGTACAGATATGGGAAAGTTTATTGACGGTTGCCCGTAAGAATGAAGTGGGAGTACTTGTAGTTAGTCATGATAAAAACTTGTTAAACAGGATTTGTGATGATATAGTTTATCTGGCTGATATTACTGACTAA
- a CDS encoding zinc ribbon domain-containing protein, with protein sequence METLNIKDMLKNSRLSRSIQEKSWHMFTKNNRTKRAYEHRRTLIHITQWYPSSKTCNNCQYYNNKLKLDNRTWTCPQCGNTHDRDINAAKNIQREGLKKI encoded by the coding sequence ATGGAAACACTAAACATCAAAGATATGCTAAAAAACAGCAGACTATCCCGTAGTATACAAGAAAAATCATGGCACATGTTCACAAAAAATAATAGAACAAAAAGAGCATATGAACACAGACGAACACTAATACACATCACCCAATGGTACCCCTCCAGTAAAACATGCAACAACTGCCAATACTACAATAACAAGTTAAAACTCGACAACAGAACATGGACATGCCCACAATGTGGAAACACACATGACAGAGACATAAACGCAGCCAAAAACATACAACGAGAAGGATTAAAAAAAATATAA
- a CDS encoding ABC transporter permease, which produces MSILTKTEENKQGFLNLNLRTKTLLVTVIALIILVSVFLSNFLIDHQAVLTSNFYNINQAPSFEHLFGTDWMGRDMFMRTLLGLGISIGVGAFASVISTVVAILLGVFSSVNTLVDEVVTAIIDLFGSIPHILLIILVSLAFGGGYYGVIMAVGLTHWTPLARVLRAEIKKINTSEYIKLSNEFGKSKLWIAKKHIFPLIISQIIVGVILMFPHAIMHEASISFLGFGLPAHEPAIGIILAESMKYLSMGYWWLAFYPGLSLLFLVLLFDLIGENVHRLLDPQSAQE; this is translated from the coding sequence ATGAGTATCTTGACAAAAACTGAAGAAAACAAACAAGGATTTTTAAATCTTAACCTAAGAACAAAAACTCTCCTGGTTACGGTAATAGCATTAATAATACTGGTTTCAGTATTCTTAAGTAATTTCTTAATAGATCATCAAGCAGTATTGACAAGTAACTTCTATAATATAAACCAGGCGCCATCATTTGAACACTTATTTGGAACAGACTGGATGGGAAGAGACATGTTTATGAGAACACTTCTTGGTCTTGGAATAAGTATAGGTGTAGGAGCATTTGCTTCAGTAATAAGTACTGTAGTGGCAATATTACTGGGGGTATTTTCCAGTGTGAACACATTAGTGGACGAAGTAGTAACAGCAATAATTGACTTATTTGGTTCAATACCTCATATATTATTAATCATCCTAGTATCACTAGCCTTTGGTGGAGGATACTATGGGGTAATTATGGCTGTTGGTTTAACCCATTGGACTCCATTGGCAAGGGTTCTTAGGGCTGAGATAAAGAAGATTAACACAAGTGAATACATTAAATTATCAAATGAATTTGGAAAATCTAAATTATGGATTGCAAAAAAACATATCTTCCCATTAATAATATCTCAAATCATAGTAGGGGTAATATTAATGTTCCCTCATGCAATCATGCACGAAGCAAGTATATCTTTCCTTGGTTTTGGTTTACCAGCTCATGAACCGGCTATTGGAATTATACTGGCAGAATCAATGAAATATCTGAGCATGGGATACTGGTGGCTGGCATTCTATCCTGGATTGTCCTTACTATTCTTAGTACTATTATTTGATTTAATAGGTGAAAATGTGCATAGATTGTTAGACCCACAAAGTGCACAAGAGTAG
- the purD gene encoding phosphoribosylamine--glycine ligase: MKILVVGSGAREHAIAKALDKTADVYTYMGRKNPGLAEISKEYEVADESDFENIIRFAKDNEIEMAFIGPEAPLEKGIVDELQKEGISSVGPTKLAAQIETNKAFMRKLFEDYDIPGSIKYGTFYDLNEAFKFIDSFDEPVVVKPIGLTGGKGVKIVGDQLEDNEEAKKYVKEIFDQKMGGFEGVVIEELLVGEEYTIQAFVDGTNIVPMPAAQDHPHAFEGNKGPITGGMGSYSDTNHLLPFLTQEEYNASVEIMKETIKAIAKEAQPYKGILYGQFMITKEGPKVIEYNARFGDPESMNVLALIDDDFAKISQQIVDGTLSEAKFQNKASVCKYVVPDNYPNTKAADTIIEVDEEKIKDLDAQVYYAAVYQDDNDDVKLTSSRALGVLAVRDTIEEAEKVCEEAIQYIEGDIYHRSDVATEKLLNEKIKHMEEVRK; the protein is encoded by the coding sequence ATGAAAATATTAGTAGTAGGTAGCGGTGCACGTGAACACGCAATAGCAAAAGCATTAGATAAGACAGCAGACGTATACACATATATGGGCAGAAAAAATCCTGGATTAGCAGAAATATCCAAAGAATATGAAGTAGCTGACGAATCCGATTTTGAAAACATCATACGATTTGCAAAAGACAATGAAATAGAAATGGCATTTATTGGTCCTGAAGCACCACTTGAAAAAGGAATAGTGGATGAACTACAAAAAGAGGGAATTTCCTCTGTCGGACCTACAAAACTGGCTGCACAAATTGAAACAAACAAGGCATTCATGAGAAAACTATTTGAAGACTATGATATACCAGGATCCATAAAATATGGTACATTCTATGACCTAAATGAAGCATTCAAATTCATTGACTCATTTGACGAACCAGTAGTAGTAAAACCTATAGGATTAACCGGTGGAAAAGGAGTTAAAATAGTAGGTGACCAACTCGAAGACAACGAAGAAGCCAAAAAATACGTAAAAGAAATATTCGACCAAAAAATGGGAGGATTCGAAGGAGTAGTAATAGAAGAACTACTAGTCGGAGAAGAATACACAATACAAGCATTCGTAGACGGAACAAACATAGTGCCAATGCCAGCAGCACAAGACCACCCACACGCATTCGAAGGAAACAAAGGACCAATAACAGGTGGAATGGGATCATACTCAGATACAAACCACTTACTACCATTCCTGACACAAGAAGAATACAATGCATCAGTAGAAATAATGAAAGAAACAATAAAAGCAATAGCAAAAGAAGCACAACCCTACAAAGGAATACTATACGGACAATTCATGATAACCAAAGAAGGACCAAAAGTAATAGAATACAATGCAAGATTCGGAGACCCAGAATCAATGAACGTACTAGCACTAATAGATGATGACTTCGCAAAAATATCACAACAGATCGTGGACGGAACACTAAGCGAAGCAAAATTCCAAAACAAAGCATCAGTATGCAAATATGTAGTACCAGACAACTACCCAAACACAAAAGCAGCAGATACAATCATAGAAGTGGATGAAGAAAAAATCAAAGACTTAGACGCACAAGTATACTATGCAGCAGTATACCAGGATGACAATGATGATGTAAAACTAACATCCTCCAGAGCACTAGGAGTACTGGCAGTACGAGACACAATAGAAGAAGCAGAAAAAGTGTGTGAAGAAGCAATACAGTACATTGAGGGTGACATCTACCATAGAAGTGATGTAGCAACAGAAAAACTATTAAATGAAAAAATAAAACATATGGAAGAAGTAAGAAAATAG
- a CDS encoding ABC transporter ATP-binding protein has protein sequence MSKLLEVEKLSISFSQYFKGLEQRELKVLSDLTMDVDDHEILAVLGSSGSGKSLLAHAILGILPSNAKIAGSIRYKGKEMDDELKEELRGKKISFIPQSVNNLNPLMKVKDQAIGYTESEEEKQVLVKKQREIFNQYNLSEEVDEMYPFQLSGGMARKVLISTALLNDPEIIIADEPTPGLDEQAVEETINNLVELKEKGIGMILITHDIHTAIETSDRIAILYLGYVIEITDTKNFSGDGKNLLHPYTRSLYRALPETHFELTEGHQPSYQHIPKGCPYHENCPHQVRECHYELPELRELNGTVIRCFNPLVDGE, from the coding sequence ATGAGTAAATTATTGGAAGTAGAAAAATTATCAATTTCTTTCTCACAATATTTTAAAGGTCTTGAACAAAGAGAACTTAAGGTTTTGTCTGATTTGACTATGGATGTTGATGACCATGAAATATTAGCTGTTCTTGGAAGTAGTGGTTCTGGAAAAAGTTTACTTGCACATGCTATTTTGGGGATATTGCCTTCAAATGCTAAAATAGCTGGTAGTATAAGATATAAAGGTAAAGAAATGGATGATGAATTAAAAGAGGAACTCAGAGGAAAAAAAATAAGTTTTATTCCACAATCTGTAAATAATTTGAATCCACTTATGAAAGTTAAAGACCAAGCTATAGGTTATACTGAATCGGAAGAAGAAAAACAGGTTTTGGTTAAGAAACAAAGAGAAATTTTCAACCAATATAACTTGTCAGAAGAAGTTGATGAGATGTATCCATTTCAATTATCTGGTGGTATGGCACGTAAGGTATTAATATCCACGGCTTTACTTAATGATCCTGAAATAATTATTGCTGATGAACCTACGCCGGGTCTTGATGAACAGGCAGTGGAAGAAACTATCAATAACCTTGTGGAACTTAAGGAAAAAGGTATTGGTATGATTTTAATTACTCATGATATACATACGGCTATAGAGACAAGTGATAGAATAGCAATATTGTATCTGGGGTATGTGATAGAAATTACTGATACTAAAAACTTTTCTGGTGATGGAAAGAATCTTTTACATCCTTATACCAGGTCTCTTTATAGGGCTCTTCCCGAAACTCATTTTGAGTTAACTGAGGGTCATCAACCATCTTATCAGCATATTCCTAAAGGATGTCCATATCATGAAAACTGTCCTCATCAGGTAAGGGAATGTCATTATGAATTACCAGAGCTCAGGGAGTTAAATGGTACTGTTATCAGATGTTTTAACCCATTGGTGGATGGTGAATAA
- a CDS encoding ABC transporter permease → MNNRTKTFIRNKAIHFILLMLAVAIFSFVLLELSPIDPVNAYLKQAVISPEQRIMLEQYWGVNQPLTTKIWGWLSNLLQGNLGTSLIYRVPVVDVIVERFMASFVLMFLSWIISGFLGFGLGIVAGKNKGGWIDKLVKLYCYILQSAPSFWIGLLILIIFSVELGWFPIGMSVAIGTVSSDATIWQWLARLVLPTLTLSLVGVAPIAMYTRNELVNVLSSDYILFARARGESGWPLIERQALRNILLPALTLQFQNFAELFGGAVLVEQVFSYPGIGQTAVAAGLQSDVTLLLGIVLVSAVFVFVGNLLADVMYFFVDPRIRENEYLDKN, encoded by the coding sequence TTGAATAATAGAACAAAAACATTTATTAGAAATAAAGCAATTCATTTCATACTTTTAATGCTTGCAGTAGCTATTTTTAGTTTTGTTTTATTGGAATTATCTCCTATTGATCCGGTCAATGCTTACCTTAAACAAGCAGTTATTTCTCCAGAACAAAGAATAATGCTTGAACAGTATTGGGGAGTGAATCAACCATTAACAACTAAAATTTGGGGTTGGTTAAGTAATTTACTGCAAGGTAACTTAGGTACTTCTTTAATCTATAGAGTACCTGTAGTGGATGTTATAGTGGAAAGATTCATGGCATCATTCGTATTAATGTTCCTTTCATGGATAATAAGCGGATTTTTAGGATTTGGATTAGGAATAGTTGCAGGAAAAAACAAAGGTGGTTGGATAGATAAATTAGTTAAATTATACTGTTATATTCTACAATCAGCACCATCCTTCTGGATAGGACTACTTATACTTATTATATTCTCGGTTGAACTGGGATGGTTCCCTATTGGTATGAGTGTAGCTATAGGAACTGTTAGTTCAGATGCTACAATATGGCAGTGGCTGGCAAGACTAGTGTTACCTACATTAACATTAAGTTTGGTTGGAGTAGCACCTATTGCAATGTATACACGAAATGAATTGGTTAATGTATTATCATCAGATTATATTCTCTTTGCACGTGCAAGAGGAGAATCTGGATGGCCATTAATAGAAAGACAGGCCTTAAGAAATATATTATTACCCGCATTAACACTTCAATTCCAAAACTTTGCAGAATTATTTGGTGGAGCAGTGTTGGTAGAGCAAGTATTTTCTTATCCTGGAATAGGACAGACAGCTGTAGCTGCAGGACTTCAAAGTGATGTAACTTTACTATTGGGAATAGTATTGGTTAGTGCAGTATTTGTATTTGTCGGTAACTTATTGGCAGATGTAATGTACTTCTTTGTTGATCCAAGAATTAGGGAGAATGAGTATCTTGACAAAAACTGA